A DNA window from Elephas maximus indicus isolate mEleMax1 chromosome 17, mEleMax1 primary haplotype, whole genome shotgun sequence contains the following coding sequences:
- the ADRA2B gene encoding alpha-2B adrenergic receptor has translation MSGPAMDHEEPYSVQATAAIAAVITFLILFTIFGNALVILAVLTSRSLRAPQNLFLVSLAAADILVATLIIPFSLANELLGYWYFRRTWCEVYLALDVLFCTSSIVHLCAISLDRYWAVSRALQYNSKRTPRRIKCVILTVWLIAAAISLPPLIYKGDQGPQPRGRPQCKLNQEAWYILSSSIGSFFAPCLIMILVYLRIYLIAKRSNRRGPRAKGAPREGEPKQPHPLPAGPSALANSPTLASSLAVTGEANGHSEPPGEKERETPEDPGTLTLPPSWPVLPNSGQGQKEGVCGASPEEEEECGSPAVPASPALACSPPLQQPKGSRVLATLRGQVLLGRGVGTAGGQWWRRRAQLTREKRFTFVLAVVIGVFVLCWFPFFFSYSLGAICPQHCKVPHGLFQFFFWIGYCNSSLNPVIYTIFNQDFRRAFRRILCRQWTQMARTGSPPSTLPRRACCQGGGRNEDCPPTLGTRGCH, from the exons ATGTCCGGCCCCGCCATGGACCACGAGGAGCCCTACTCTGTGCAGGCCACGGCGGCCATCGCGGCGGTCATCACCTTCCTCATCCTCTTCACCATCTTCGGCAACGCCCTGGTCATCTTGGCTGTGTTGACCAGTCGCTCTCTGCGCGCCCCACAGAACCTGTTCCTGGTGTCGCTGGCCGCGGCCGACATCCTGGTGGCCACGCTTATCATCCCGTTCTCCCTGGCCAACGAGCTGCTGGGCTACTGGTACTTCCGGCGCACGTGGTGCGAGGTGTACCTGGCCCTGGACGTGCTCTTCTGTACCTCGTCCATTGTGCACCTGTGCGCCATCAGCCTGGACCGCTACTGGGCCGTGAGCCGCGCGCTCCAGTACAACTCCAAGCGCACCCCGCGCCGCATCAAGTGCGTCATCCTCACTGTATGGCTCATTGCAGCCGCCATCTCACTGCCGCCCCTTATTTACAAGGGCGACCAGGGCCCCCAGCCCCGCGGGCGCCCCCAGTGCAAGCTCAACCAAGAGGCCTGGTACATCCTGTCCTCCAGCATCGGCTCCTTTTTCGCACCCTGCCTCATCATGATCCTCGTCTACCTGCGCATCTACCTGATTGCCAAACGTAGCAACCGCCGAGGGCCCAGGGCCAAGGGAGCCCCCAGGGAGGGTGAGCCCAAGCAGCCCCATCCCCTCCCTGCAGGGCCTTCAGCCTTAGCCAATTCACCAACACTGGCCTCTTCTCTGGCTGTTACTGGGGAGGCCAATGGACACTCTGAGCCACCtggggagaaggagagggagacaCCAGAAGATCCTGGGACCCTGACATTGCCACCCAGCTGGCCTGTCCTTCCCAACTCAGGCCAGGGCCAGAAGGAGGGTGTCTGTGGGGCATCtccggaggaggaggaggagtgtgGCTCTCCGGCTGTCCCAGCCTCCCCTGCTTTGGCTTGCAGCCCACCACTGCAGCAGCCAAAGGGCTCTCGGGTGCTGGCCACCTTGCGTGGCCAGGTGCTCCTGGGCAGGGGTGTGGGTACTGCAGGTGGGCAATGGTGGCGTCGGCGGGCACAGCTGACGCGGGAGAAGCGGTTTACCTTCGTGCTGGCCGTGGTCATTGGCGTCTTTGTGCTCTGCTGGTTCCCGTTCTTCTTCAGCTACAGTCTGGGTGCCATTTGCCCGCAGCACTGCAAGGTGCCTCATGGCCTCTTCCAGTTCTTCTTCTGGATTGGCTACTGCAACAGCTCGCTCAACCCCGTCATCTACACCATCTTCAACCAGGACTTCCGCCGAGCCTTTCGAAGGATCCTGTGCCGCCAGTGGACCCAGATGGCCCG AACAGGAAGCCCACCTTCCACTCTTCCCAGGAGAGCCTGCTGCCAAGGAGGAGGCAGAAATGAAGATTGTCCGCCCACATTGGGCACCCGTGGTTGCCACTGA